A genomic window from Polaribacter gangjinensis includes:
- a CDS encoding O-succinylhomoserine sulfhydrylase, with translation MSTEKHFETLAIRTQTERSQFLEHSTPLYVTSSFVFEDAEDMRASFAEEKERNLYSRFTNPNTTEFVDKVVAMEGAEAGYAFATGMAAIFTTFAALLKAGDHIVSCSSVFGSTHAMFTKFLPKWNIETSYFKVDEVDLLESLIQENTKILYIETPTNPAVDILDLEKVGKIAKKHNLIFIVDNCFATPYVQQPIKFGADLVIHSATKLMDGQGRVLGGITVGNKELMHEIYIFARNTGPAMSPFNAWVLSKSLETLAIRVEKHAENALKVAEFLESHPNVKMVKYPFLKSHPQYEIAKKQMSLGGNIVAFEIKGGINAGRTFLNNIKMCSLSANLGDTRTIVTHPSSTTHSKLAEKDRLEVGITDGLVRVSVGLENVADIISDIAQALDAK, from the coding sequence ATGAGTACTGAAAAACATTTCGAAACACTAGCCATTAGAACACAAACTGAAAGAAGTCAGTTTTTGGAACACTCCACACCTTTATATGTAACATCTAGCTTTGTTTTTGAGGATGCAGAAGACATGCGTGCTTCATTTGCTGAAGAAAAAGAACGCAATTTATACAGCCGTTTTACAAATCCAAATACCACAGAATTTGTTGATAAAGTTGTTGCCATGGAAGGTGCTGAAGCTGGTTACGCTTTTGCTACAGGAATGGCTGCGATTTTTACCACATTTGCAGCATTGTTAAAAGCGGGTGATCACATTGTTTCTTGCAGTTCTGTTTTTGGTTCTACACACGCAATGTTTACGAAATTTTTACCAAAATGGAATATTGAGACTTCCTATTTTAAGGTTGATGAAGTAGATTTACTTGAAAGTTTGATTCAAGAAAACACCAAAATTTTATACATTGAAACACCTACAAATCCGGCTGTAGATATTTTGGATTTGGAAAAAGTTGGAAAAATCGCAAAAAAACACAACTTGATTTTTATTGTAGACAATTGTTTTGCAACACCTTACGTACAACAACCTATTAAATTTGGGGCAGATTTAGTAATTCATTCCGCTACAAAATTGATGGATGGTCAAGGAAGAGTTTTGGGCGGAATTACTGTGGGCAACAAAGAATTAATGCATGAAATCTACATTTTTGCTAGAAATACTGGGCCTGCAATGTCGCCTTTCAATGCATGGGTTTTGTCAAAAAGTTTGGAAACTTTGGCAATCAGAGTTGAAAAACATGCTGAAAATGCGTTAAAAGTTGCGGAGTTTTTAGAAAGTCATCCAAATGTAAAAATGGTAAAATATCCGTTTTTGAAATCACATCCTCAATATGAAATTGCTAAAAAACAAATGAGTTTGGGTGGAAATATTGTAGCTTTTGAAATAAAAGGCGGAATTAATGCTGGTAGAACTTTTTTAAATAACATCAAAATGTGTTCATTATCAGCAAATTTGGGAGATACAAGAACAATTGTAACACATCCTTCTTCCACAACTCACAGTAAATTAGCTGAAAAAGACAGATTGGAAGTTGGTATTACAGATGGTTTAGTGCGCGTTTCTGTTGGTTTAGAAAATGTCGCAGATATAATTTCGGACATTGCACAAGCTTTGGATGCTAAATAA
- a CDS encoding RrF2 family transcriptional regulator — MLSKKTKYGIKALTYLAKQHDKSPVQIATISKSENISLKFLESILLTLRKTGFLGSKKGKGGGYYLLKHPSEILMTDVMRVLEGPIAMIPCVSLNFYEKCDDCPDENACSVHNLMIQVRDSTLQIFKNTSLEKLTNNEF; from the coding sequence ATGCTGTCTAAAAAAACAAAATACGGAATCAAAGCGCTGACTTATTTAGCGAAGCAACATGACAAAAGTCCTGTGCAAATTGCTACGATTTCAAAAAGTGAAAATATTTCACTGAAATTTTTAGAAAGTATCCTGTTAACTCTCAGAAAAACAGGATTTTTAGGATCTAAAAAAGGAAAAGGCGGAGGCTATTATTTGTTAAAACATCCTTCAGAAATTTTAATGACAGATGTAATGCGCGTTTTAGAAGGTCCTATTGCAATGATTCCTTGTGTTAGTTTGAATTTTTACGAAAAATGCGATGATTGTCCTGATGAAAATGCCTGCTCAGTGCACAATTTGATGATTCAAGTTAGAGATAGTACACTTCAAATTTTCAAAAATACTTCTTTAGAAAAATTGACAAATAATGAGTTTTGA
- a CDS encoding acyloxyacyl hydrolase: MKKTILILVVFYSLQNFSQTEKPLKTKFTNFLSKSYYSINLGGIFYPFSNDNLIYGFETETFSRNWFSGRLLLGHKITDDFSVQFGTMRPAAWFKYDNVNNIGYDRSVWINAWSLSLKKDFKLAEKTSFYVESGIANVTRFGFSINDQIIYKDAHFASLLYGFGIQYWLSDKWRLSANGTFLPKSTKHNQPSISQASLGFEYHLKQVDDKTADDYAKNEYFFPNNIFQVSYGTSALGFGVNRFFGMSLKVGNFESFGIPIFWVGEAKATNAFSLTYQRLIYRSEKIFSLDWGASVTAFQSSLNNENVFAFSIFPVLRFYLLRRNGYDFYTNYSLIGPTLLTKSDIDGLETGPKVIFQDTMGFGVFFGKNRKYNAELRIMHYSNGNIFTRNDGVAIPLQFTLGKTF, encoded by the coding sequence ATGAAAAAAACAATCCTCATTTTAGTGGTTTTTTACTCACTTCAAAATTTTTCTCAAACAGAAAAACCTTTAAAAACAAAGTTTACCAATTTTTTATCAAAATCATATTACAGCATCAATTTAGGTGGAATTTTTTATCCATTTTCTAATGATAATTTGATTTACGGTTTCGAAACGGAAACTTTTAGTCGCAATTGGTTTTCTGGAAGATTGTTGTTAGGTCACAAAATTACGGATGATTTTTCGGTGCAATTTGGTACAATGCGTCCAGCAGCTTGGTTTAAATATGACAACGTAAATAATATAGGTTATGACAGAAGTGTTTGGATCAATGCTTGGTCTTTATCGTTAAAAAAAGATTTTAAACTTGCCGAAAAAACTTCATTTTATGTAGAATCTGGTATAGCAAATGTCACCAGATTTGGATTTTCAATCAATGATCAAATAATTTATAAGGATGCTCATTTTGCAAGTTTATTATATGGTTTTGGCATACAATATTGGTTATCAGATAAATGGCGTTTGTCTGCAAATGGTACTTTTTTACCAAAATCAACCAAACACAATCAACCTTCTATTTCGCAAGCAAGTTTGGGTTTTGAATATCATTTAAAACAAGTAGATGATAAAACTGCGGATGATTATGCAAAAAACGAATATTTTTTTCCAAACAACATTTTCCAAGTCAGTTATGGAACAAGTGCACTTGGTTTTGGTGTGAATCGTTTTTTCGGAATGAGCTTAAAAGTGGGCAATTTCGAGAGTTTTGGAATTCCGATATTTTGGGTTGGTGAAGCCAAAGCTACCAATGCATTTTCGTTAACATATCAAAGATTGATTTATCGTTCAGAAAAAATATTTTCATTGGATTGGGGTGCAAGTGTTACTGCTTTTCAATCGTCTTTAAACAATGAAAATGTGTTTGCTTTTTCCATTTTCCCGGTATTGCGTTTTTATTTATTACGAAGAAATGGCTATGATTTTTACACAAATTACTCCTTAATTGGACCTACTCTATTGACTAAAAGTGATATTGACGGATTAGAAACAGGTCCAAAAGTAATTTTTCAAGACACGATGGGTTTTGGAGTTTTCTTCGGAAAAAACAGAAAATACAATGCTGAACTGCGTATTATGCATTATTCTAATGGAAATATTTTTACTAGAAATGATGGTGTTGCAATTCCGTTGCAATTTACTCTCGGAAAAACATTTTAG
- a CDS encoding DUF2061 domain-containing protein — protein MIASEMIFSKTTSKTSFEEDKKSEKPLRSVVKAISWRIVGTIDTLIISFFITQKISLAASIASLEVLTKMVLYFFHERIWNTVKWGKK, from the coding sequence ATGATTGCAAGTGAAATGATTTTCAGTAAAACAACATCCAAAACAAGTTTTGAAGAAGATAAAAAATCCGAAAAACCATTAAGAAGCGTTGTTAAAGCCATCAGTTGGAGAATTGTTGGTACAATTGATACATTGATAATCTCATTTTTTATCACTCAAAAAATATCTTTAGCAGCATCAATTGCATCTCTTGAAGTTTTGACAAAAATGGTGTTGTATTTTTTTCACGAAAGAATTTGGAACACAGTAAAATGGGGAAAAAAATGA
- a CDS encoding phosphoadenosine phosphosulfate reductase family protein produces the protein MSLDIEKINKELQNKSPNEIISWAISIAKNPVITTNFRPYEVAILNAVTEVKKDIKVIWCDTGYNTVQTYKHAELLISTLNLNIHLYTPKQTVAHRNVVLGVPSIDDPKHQLFTEQVKLEPFSRAMKEHQPDVWFTNLRKGQTAFRDSIDIVSQSKDGVLKVSPFYHWSDEDLDTYLSEKQLPNEFVYFDPTKVENNRECGLHS, from the coding sequence ATGAGTTTAGATATCGAAAAAATAAACAAAGAATTGCAAAATAAAAGCCCGAATGAAATTATTTCTTGGGCAATCAGTATTGCAAAAAATCCAGTAATTACAACCAATTTTCGCCCTTATGAAGTGGCGATTTTAAATGCAGTTACAGAAGTTAAAAAAGACATCAAAGTAATTTGGTGTGATACAGGTTACAATACTGTTCAAACATACAAACACGCAGAATTATTGATTTCAACATTGAATTTAAACATTCATTTATACACACCAAAACAAACAGTTGCGCATAGAAATGTGGTTTTGGGTGTGCCAAGTATTGATGATCCAAAACATCAACTTTTTACTGAACAAGTAAAATTAGAACCATTTTCGAGAGCGATGAAAGAACATCAACCAGATGTTTGGTTCACAAACTTACGAAAAGGACAAACTGCTTTCAGAGATAGTATTGATATTGTTTCTCAAAGTAAAGATGGTGTGTTAAAAGTGAGTCCATTTTATCATTGGTCAGATGAAGATTTAGATACGTATTTATCTGAAAAACAACTACCTAATGAGTTTGTATATTTTGATCCAACAAAAGTAGAAAACAATAGAGAATGTGGATTACATTCTTAA
- the cysD gene encoding sulfate adenylyltransferase subunit CysD translates to MSQKVLEVNALESEAIYILREVVAQFERPVLLFSGGKDSITLVRLAQKAFYPAKIPFPLLHIDTGHNFPETIEFRDKLVKELGVELIVRNVQDNIDKGRVKEEKGRYASRNILQTETLLDTIEEFDFDACIGGARRDEEKARAKERIFSVRDDFGQWDEKNQRPELFDMLNGRIELGQNVRVFPISNWTELDVWSYIEKEQLEIPSIYFAHKRKTFLRDGFIWSANDEFVYRDEYEEITERIVRFRTVGDMSCTAAVISDATTIEKVVEEIRDSSISERGARIDDSRSEAAMEKRKQQGYF, encoded by the coding sequence ATGAGTCAAAAAGTCCTTGAAGTAAATGCTTTAGAAAGTGAAGCAATTTATATATTAAGAGAGGTTGTTGCACAATTTGAAAGACCGGTTTTGCTTTTTTCTGGCGGAAAAGACAGCATTACTTTGGTGCGTTTGGCACAAAAAGCCTTTTATCCTGCAAAAATTCCTTTTCCATTATTGCATATTGATACAGGTCATAATTTTCCTGAAACTATTGAATTTAGAGACAAATTGGTCAAAGAATTAGGCGTAGAATTGATTGTTAGAAATGTGCAAGACAATATTGATAAAGGTAGAGTAAAAGAAGAAAAAGGAAGATATGCCAGCAGAAATATCTTGCAAACAGAAACACTTTTAGATACTATTGAAGAGTTTGATTTTGATGCTTGTATTGGTGGCGCAAGAAGAGATGAAGAAAAAGCAAGAGCCAAAGAACGTATTTTTTCGGTTAGAGATGATTTTGGACAATGGGATGAAAAAAATCAACGCCCTGAATTGTTTGACATGCTAAATGGTCGCATTGAATTGGGGCAAAACGTGCGTGTTTTTCCTATTTCTAACTGGACAGAATTAGACGTTTGGTCTTACATCGAAAAAGAACAATTAGAAATTCCTTCTATCTATTTTGCACACAAACGAAAAACATTTTTAAGAGATGGTTTCATTTGGTCAGCCAATGACGAATTTGTGTATAGAGATGAATATGAAGAAATTACAGAAAGAATTGTCCGTTTTAGAACTGTTGGTGACATGAGTTGTACAGCTGCAGTTATTTCTGATGCAACAACTATTGAAAAAGTTGTAGAAGAAATCAGAGATTCATCAATTTCAGAAAGAGGAGCAAGAATTGACGATTCACGTTCAGAAGCAGCCATGGAAAAACGCAAACAACAAGGATATTTTTAA
- a CDS encoding sulfate adenylyltransferase subunit 1 produces the protein MGLLKIATAGSVDDGKSTLIGRLLYDTKSLTTDKLKAIEEKSKQRGFDYLDFSLATDGLIAEREQGITIDVAHIYFSTPNKSFIIADTPGHIEYTRNMVTGASTAQASIILIDARNGVVEQTYRHFFINNLLKIKEVIVAVNKMDLVNFSEEKFQNIKNEIEYLATKSDFKKEQITFIPISALKGDNVVEKSTQIPWYQGETLLHHLEKIDTTLTSDHAKARFPVQTVIRPKTTDYHDFRAYAGKIYGGDFSVGDEVIVLPSLTKSTIKNIYFFDQEFDKATSGSSVSITLTDDVNISRGDMIVKVDETPTISKDLEATICWMDKEPLEVSQKYYLKHGVNDVQAKITNLSTILHTDFSGLEENPSKLTLNQIGDVQLKVSKSLFFDSYKQHKYNGAFILINPKTNNTVGVGFIK, from the coding sequence ATGGGACTCTTAAAAATAGCAACAGCAGGCAGTGTAGATGATGGAAAAAGCACCTTAATTGGGCGACTTTTATACGATACAAAATCATTAACTACTGATAAATTAAAAGCCATTGAAGAAAAAAGCAAGCAACGTGGTTTTGATTACCTCGATTTTTCTTTAGCAACTGATGGTTTGATTGCAGAACGCGAACAAGGAATTACGATTGATGTAGCACATATTTATTTTTCTACACCCAATAAAAGCTTCATCATTGCAGACACTCCTGGTCATATAGAATACACCAGAAATATGGTTACTGGAGCTTCAACTGCGCAAGCATCCATCATTTTAATTGATGCAAGAAATGGAGTTGTTGAACAAACATACCGTCATTTTTTTATCAATAATTTATTGAAAATTAAAGAGGTAATTGTTGCCGTAAACAAAATGGATTTGGTAAATTTTTCAGAAGAAAAGTTTCAAAACATCAAAAATGAAATTGAGTATTTGGCTACCAAAAGCGATTTTAAAAAAGAACAAATTACGTTCATTCCGATTTCTGCTTTGAAGGGAGATAATGTTGTTGAAAAATCAACCCAAATTCCTTGGTATCAAGGAGAAACTTTATTGCATCATCTAGAAAAAATTGATACAACATTAACTAGTGATCACGCAAAAGCACGTTTTCCTGTACAAACTGTAATCAGACCAAAAACTACTGATTATCATGATTTTAGAGCCTACGCTGGCAAAATTTATGGAGGAGACTTTTCAGTTGGTGATGAAGTAATTGTGTTGCCTTCTTTAACAAAATCAACCATTAAAAACATTTACTTTTTTGATCAAGAATTTGACAAAGCAACTTCAGGAAGTTCCGTTTCAATCACTTTGACTGATGATGTAAATATCAGTAGAGGTGATATGATTGTAAAAGTTGATGAAACTCCTACAATTTCTAAAGATTTAGAAGCAACAATTTGTTGGATGGATAAAGAGCCTTTAGAAGTTTCACAAAAATACTATCTAAAACATGGCGTGAATGATGTACAAGCAAAAATCACAAATTTGTCAACTATTTTACATACTGATTTTTCTGGATTGGAGGAAAATCCATCAAAATTAACATTAAATCAAATTGGTGATGTGCAATTAAAAGTGAGTAAATCACTCTTTTTTGATAGTTATAAACAGCACAAATACAATGGCGCTTTTATCCTTATCAATCCAAAAACAAACAATACTGTAGGGGTTGGTTTTATAAAATAG
- a CDS encoding HEPN domain-containing protein has protein sequence MRSFRTEIENPVVEKDIIELADKIAQYNNLQIDEEKFRSLRLARGVYGQRQQGVQMIRIKLPYGKVNSKQLRRIAAVSDEYSTGKLHITTRQDIQIHYVDLNRTPELWAELEKDDVTLREACGNTVRNITASETAGIDIDEPFDVSPYADAVFRFFLRNPFCQEMGRKFKVSFSASDADSGLSYMHDLGFIAKISNGIHGFKVMIAGGLGSQPRHADVLYEFLPSNKIIPTMEGILRVFDRYGERKSRGKARLKFLINDIGLEEFIKLVDAEQNAIEFKTVEIDAENYSYSKPVTISTIPNATITDEKAFETWKSTNIIPQKQEGFVAIGVKVLLGNFTTDVARKLADLVEKYAASEIRFSLRQNLLIPFVKKDLIPFFYNELNALGFAEAGYNKVVDITACPGTDTCNLGIASSTGIAEKLEDVIKNDYPKFLNNQDLVIKISGCMNACGQHNMAHIGFQGMSVRTPEKLVAPALQVLLGGGNLGNGNGIFADKVVKIPSKRGPEALRRILNDFEQNANGIDFTTYYKEKGKKYFYDFLNDLQDASNLSPDDFIDWGNNETYVQEIGIGECAGVVIDLIETLFLESEEKIEKAKECHQNKIFPSAIYHSYSALVNAAKALLLAEDISTNSHASIIQQFDDYFINSQKIELQTSFSALIYQIQQHEPSAEFSEKYTKDALYFLKKVRSYRAESLAVAK, from the coding sequence ATGAGAAGTTTTAGAACAGAAATTGAAAATCCGGTTGTAGAAAAAGATATTATTGAATTGGCAGATAAAATTGCACAATACAATAATCTACAAATTGATGAAGAAAAATTTAGAAGTTTGCGTTTGGCAAGAGGCGTTTATGGTCAGCGTCAACAAGGCGTTCAAATGATCCGCATCAAATTGCCTTATGGAAAAGTAAACAGCAAACAATTAAGACGAATTGCAGCAGTTTCTGATGAATATTCCACCGGAAAATTGCACATTACTACACGTCAAGATATTCAAATTCATTATGTTGATTTAAACAGAACCCCTGAATTGTGGGCTGAATTGGAAAAAGACGATGTTACGTTACGTGAAGCTTGTGGAAATACGGTTAGAAATATAACAGCTTCTGAAACTGCAGGAATTGATATTGACGAACCTTTTGATGTTTCTCCTTATGCAGATGCCGTTTTTAGATTCTTTTTAAGAAATCCTTTTTGTCAAGAAATGGGACGAAAATTCAAAGTTTCTTTTTCAGCTTCTGATGCAGATTCAGGACTTTCTTACATGCATGATTTGGGTTTTATTGCTAAAATTTCTAATGGAATTCATGGTTTTAAAGTAATGATTGCAGGAGGTTTAGGTTCACAACCACGTCATGCAGATGTGTTGTATGAGTTTTTACCATCCAACAAAATCATTCCAACTATGGAGGGAATTTTACGGGTTTTTGACAGATATGGAGAGCGTAAAAGTCGTGGAAAAGCACGTTTAAAATTCTTAATCAATGATATTGGTTTGGAAGAATTCATCAAATTGGTTGATGCTGAACAAAATGCCATCGAATTTAAAACCGTTGAAATTGATGCAGAAAATTATTCGTACTCAAAACCAGTAACTATTTCAACAATTCCTAACGCAACTATTACTGATGAAAAAGCCTTTGAAACTTGGAAATCAACCAACATCATTCCTCAAAAACAAGAGGGTTTTGTAGCAATTGGAGTAAAAGTTTTATTAGGAAATTTCACTACAGATGTTGCCAGAAAATTGGCTGATTTGGTTGAAAAATATGCAGCATCAGAAATCCGATTTTCATTGCGTCAAAACTTATTAATTCCCTTTGTAAAAAAAGATTTGATTCCATTTTTTTATAACGAACTAAATGCGTTAGGTTTTGCAGAAGCTGGATACAATAAAGTTGTAGACATCACAGCTTGTCCTGGAACAGATACTTGTAATTTGGGAATTGCAAGCAGCACAGGAATTGCAGAAAAGTTAGAAGATGTTATCAAAAATGACTATCCAAAGTTTTTAAATAATCAAGATTTGGTTATTAAAATTAGTGGCTGTATGAATGCTTGTGGACAACACAATATGGCGCATATTGGTTTCCAAGGAATGTCTGTCAGAACTCCAGAAAAACTAGTTGCACCTGCTTTACAAGTCTTATTAGGTGGAGGAAATTTAGGAAATGGAAATGGCATTTTTGCTGATAAAGTTGTAAAAATCCCTAGTAAAAGAGGTCCTGAGGCATTGCGTAGAATATTAAATGATTTTGAACAAAATGCAAACGGAATTGATTTTACAACATATTATAAAGAAAAAGGGAAAAAATATTTTTATGATTTTTTAAACGATTTGCAAGATGCATCCAATTTGTCTCCAGATGATTTTATTGACTGGGGAAATAACGAAACTTATGTGCAAGAAATTGGTATTGGAGAATGTGCAGGAGTTGTCATTGATTTGATAGAAACCTTGTTTTTAGAAAGTGAAGAAAAAATTGAAAAAGCAAAAGAATGTCATCAAAATAAGATTTTTCCAAGCGCAATTTATCATTCATATTCAGCACTGGTAAATGCTGCAAAAGCATTGTTATTGGCAGAGGACATCAGTACAAATTCACATGCAAGCATCATTCAACAATTTGATGATTACTTTATTAACTCTCAAAAAATAGAATTACAAACTAGTTTTTCAGCATTGATTTATCAAATTCAACAACACGAACCATCAGCTGAGTTTTCAGAAAAATATACAAAAGATGCTCTTTATTTTCTAAAAAAAGTAAGAAGCTATAGAGCTGAATCACTTGCAGTTGCAAAATAA
- the cobA gene encoding uroporphyrinogen-III C-methyltransferase, whose translation MIFKNPKLTVVGAGPGDAELITLKAIRVLKTADVILFDALVNEEILEYANPTAELIFVGKRKGCYAYQQEQINELIVARAQKFGHVVRLKGGDPFIFGRGAEELEYAAKFGLETAVVPGISSALAVPATQHIPLTKRGFSESFWVITGTTKTHELSADIALAAKSNATIVVLMGMSKLPQIVQLFQAQGKNQLPVAIIQNGTTADEKIGIGTVDTIIKVVENQELSNPAIIVLGEVVRHRESILHIQEQVAVAYNS comes from the coding sequence ATGATATTTAAAAATCCAAAATTAACGGTTGTTGGTGCAGGTCCAGGAGATGCAGAATTAATCACTTTGAAAGCCATCAGAGTTTTAAAAACTGCAGATGTTATTTTGTTTGATGCACTCGTAAATGAAGAAATTTTGGAGTATGCAAATCCAACTGCTGAACTCATTTTTGTTGGAAAAAGAAAAGGTTGTTATGCCTATCAACAAGAACAAATCAATGAATTGATTGTGGCTCGTGCGCAAAAATTTGGACATGTTGTTCGTTTAAAAGGTGGTGATCCTTTCATTTTTGGACGTGGTGCAGAAGAATTAGAATACGCTGCAAAATTCGGATTAGAAACTGCTGTTGTTCCAGGAATTTCATCAGCTTTGGCTGTTCCTGCAACGCAACATATTCCTTTAACTAAACGTGGATTTTCTGAAAGTTTTTGGGTAATAACTGGAACTACAAAAACACACGAATTATCAGCAGATATTGCATTGGCAGCAAAATCAAATGCTACAATTGTGGTGTTGATGGGCATGAGTAAATTGCCCCAAATTGTACAATTATTTCAAGCTCAAGGAAAAAATCAATTGCCTGTTGCCATCATTCAAAATGGAACAACTGCTGATGAAAAAATCGGAATTGGAACTGTGGACACAATTATTAAAGTTGTTGAAAATCAAGAGTTAAGTAATCCTGCAATCATCGTTTTAGGAGAAGTTGTGCGTCATCGTGAATCAATTTTACACATTCAAGAGCAAGTAGCTGTTGCTTATAATTCATAA
- a CDS encoding precorrin-2 dehydrogenase/sirohydrochlorin ferrochelatase family protein translates to MEQNELYPIFLKVHQLEILIVGGGFVALEKCSFLLKSSPNSKVTLVAPFFREETKELAEKFQLHMIHDSYQKSYLENKQMVIATTDNLEVNIQVYHDCKEKNILVNVADNPPYCDFFMGGIVTKGNVKIAISTNGKSPTTAKRLRQFFEDVIPDNIDDLVKNLNKYRKTIKGNFEEKVEKLNEFTKSLVEK, encoded by the coding sequence ATGGAACAAAACGAACTCTATCCTATTTTTTTAAAAGTACATCAATTAGAAATTTTAATTGTTGGTGGTGGATTTGTGGCACTTGAAAAATGTTCTTTTTTATTGAAATCTAGTCCCAATTCAAAAGTTACGTTGGTTGCGCCATTTTTTAGAGAAGAAACTAAAGAATTGGCTGAAAAATTTCAACTACATATGATTCATGATTCGTATCAAAAATCATATCTAGAAAACAAACAAATGGTGATTGCAACTACCGATAATTTGGAGGTAAACATTCAAGTTTATCACGATTGCAAAGAGAAAAATATTCTAGTAAATGTTGCTGATAATCCACCTTACTGCGATTTTTTTATGGGCGGAATTGTCACAAAAGGAAATGTAAAAATTGCCATTTCAACCAATGGAAAATCGCCAACAACAGCCAAAAGATTACGTCAATTTTTCGAGGATGTAATTCCTGATAATATTGATGATTTGGTAAAAAATTTGAATAAATATAGAAAAACAATCAAAGGAAATTTTGAGGAGAAAGTGGAAAAATTGAATGAATTCACAAAGAGTTTAGTAGAAAAATAA
- a CDS encoding NAD(P)/FAD-dependent oxidoreductase, producing MITTDILIIGAGPTGLFTVFEAGLLKLRCHLIDALPQPGGQCSEIYPKKPIYDIPAYPEILAGDLTDKLLEQIKQFKPGFTLGERAETIEKQADETFIVTTNKGTKHHAKVVAIAGGLGSFEPRKPLIDNIADFEDKGVEYIIRDPELYRNKKVVISGGGDSALDWSIFLTNVASEVTLIHRRNEFRGALDSVEKVQELKNLGKITLITPAEVKALLGKEKLTGVVVEKEGFDDFIIDADHFIPLFGLSPKLGPIANWGLEIEKNAIKVNNALDYQTNIPGIYAIGDVNTYTGKLKLILCGFHEATLMCQSAYQRIFPDKKYVMKYTTVGGVEGFDGTRKEAPKAVIKSID from the coding sequence ATGATTACAACAGATATTTTAATAATAGGTGCAGGTCCAACAGGATTATTTACAGTTTTTGAAGCAGGTTTACTCAAATTACGCTGTCATTTAATTGATGCGTTACCACAACCTGGAGGACAATGTTCTGAGATTTATCCCAAAAAACCTATTTATGATATTCCTGCATATCCTGAAATTTTAGCAGGTGATTTGACTGATAAATTGCTAGAACAAATCAAGCAATTTAAACCTGGGTTTACTTTGGGTGAACGTGCTGAAACCATAGAAAAACAAGCAGATGAAACCTTTATTGTAACAACCAATAAAGGCACTAAACATCACGCAAAAGTTGTTGCTATTGCTGGTGGTTTAGGGAGTTTTGAACCTAGAAAACCACTAATTGATAACATTGCCGATTTTGAAGACAAAGGTGTAGAATACATCATTAGAGACCCAGAATTGTATCGCAATAAAAAAGTGGTTATTTCTGGAGGTGGAGATTCTGCTTTAGATTGGTCAATATTTTTAACAAATGTTGCTTCCGAAGTTACATTAATCCATAGAAGAAATGAATTTAGAGGTGCTTTAGATTCTGTTGAAAAAGTACAAGAATTAAAAAATTTAGGTAAAATTACATTGATAACTCCAGCTGAAGTAAAAGCACTTTTGGGCAAAGAAAAATTAACAGGAGTCGTCGTAGAAAAAGAAGGTTTTGATGATTTCATTATTGATGCTGATCATTTTATTCCGCTTTTTGGATTGTCACCAAAATTAGGTCCGATTGCGAATTGGGGTTTAGAAATCGAAAAAAATGCGATTAAAGTGAACAATGCTTTAGATTATCAAACCAACATTCCTGGAATTTATGCTATTGGTGATGTAAATACCTATACAGGGAAATTAAAATTGATTTTATGCGGATTTCACGAAGCAACATTAATGTGTCAAAGCGCCTATCAACGCATTTTTCCAGATAAAAAATACGTAATGAAATACACCACAGTTGGTGGAGTTGAAGGTTTTGATGGTACAAGAAAAGAAGCTCCAAAAGCGGTAATTAAATCTATAGATTGA